From the genome of Halobellus litoreus, one region includes:
- a CDS encoding cupin domain-containing protein has translation MADQYEMIEVEAAELELSEKSGTRNIDLGEALGCEKMRPRMWFVEPGHDRKRYHSHEEQEEFYYVLSGPGRMRIAGETHTIPEGTAVRISPETPRKTFNDTDREHVWLVVGAPAVEDPGIVHEE, from the coding sequence ATGGCTGACCAGTACGAGATGATCGAGGTCGAGGCGGCTGAACTGGAGCTCTCGGAGAAGTCCGGGACGCGGAATATCGACCTGGGTGAGGCCCTAGGGTGCGAGAAGATGCGACCCAGAATGTGGTTCGTCGAGCCGGGACACGACCGCAAGCGGTATCATTCCCACGAGGAGCAAGAGGAGTTCTACTACGTGCTCTCGGGACCGGGCCGAATGCGGATCGCCGGCGAGACGCACACGATACCGGAGGGGACTGCGGTTAGGATCTCGCCGGAAACGCCTCGAAAGACGTTCAACGACACCGACCGCGAACACGTCTGGTTGGTCGTCGGGGCCCCCGCCGTCGAGGACCCGGGAATCGTCCACGAGGAGTGA
- the trxA gene encoding thioredoxin produces METNSTRSAEQSAAAAEEITEEEAFDRLIREERQVLVDFYADWCGPCQLMAETVEELAAECDAAVVKIDTETLPQVAHQYGVQSIPTFLVLDDGDVVDRLVGVQNKEALARLVE; encoded by the coding sequence ATGGAGACGAATTCTACGCGGTCGGCGGAGCAGTCGGCGGCAGCGGCCGAGGAGATCACAGAGGAAGAGGCCTTCGACCGACTGATCCGCGAAGAACGGCAGGTCCTCGTGGACTTCTACGCGGACTGGTGCGGTCCCTGTCAGTTGATGGCCGAAACGGTGGAGGAACTCGCAGCGGAGTGCGACGCGGCGGTCGTCAAAATCGACACCGAGACGCTTCCGCAGGTGGCCCATCAGTACGGCGTGCAGTCGATACCGACGTTTCTCGTTCTCGACGACGGCGACGTCGTAGACCGACTGGTGGGGGTGCAGAACAAGGAGGCCTTGGCGCGACTCGTCGAATGA